The Candidatus Hydrogenedentota bacterium genome window below encodes:
- a CDS encoding class I SAM-dependent methyltransferase — MTGSTHNAPERKADTRNAVRRYYEENPLMVSSPFGGVDGVNAKLIMQVWGALGIDLRGRRVLDVGCGRGFLADVVRDLGGEYAGTDLVAGRGGFPLALADAVYLPFGNKAFDAVLCIDAFEHFPEPVAAAREFRRVLRPGGFVFLSVPNYANMAGIVKGWCERFGSYEPDTWAPFRRWQPQQLEHFTTSRRVRKTFRKADFTQFRRLGHPPETGLGLFPWMEHPKMPDRIRFRLQRIFGTIGPALARMVPASSLHLFWRIS; from the coding sequence ATGACGGGTTCAACACACAATGCCCCGGAGCGAAAAGCGGACACGCGCAACGCCGTCCGGCGATATTACGAGGAAAACCCGCTCATGGTGAGTTCGCCGTTCGGCGGCGTGGACGGCGTCAACGCGAAATTGATCATGCAGGTCTGGGGCGCGCTCGGGATTGATCTGCGCGGGCGGCGTGTGTTGGACGTGGGCTGCGGGCGCGGTTTTCTGGCGGACGTCGTGCGCGACTTGGGCGGCGAATACGCGGGCACGGATCTGGTCGCCGGGCGCGGCGGATTTCCGCTGGCGCTTGCCGATGCCGTTTACCTGCCGTTCGGGAACAAGGCATTCGACGCGGTTCTGTGCATTGACGCCTTCGAACATTTTCCGGAACCCGTGGCCGCGGCGCGCGAATTCCGCCGCGTGCTTCGGCCCGGCGGCTTTGTCTTTTTGTCCGTTCCGAACTATGCGAACATGGCGGGAATCGTCAAAGGGTGGTGCGAACGGTTCGGATCATACGAACCCGACACATGGGCGCCGTTCCGGCGCTGGCAGCCGCAGCAACTCGAACATTTCACGACAAGCCGCCGCGTGCGCAAGACGTTTCGCAAGGCGGATTTCACGCAGTTTCGCCGGTTGGGCCATCCGCCGGAAACCGGTCTTGGACTGTTTCCCTGGATGGAGCATCCCAAAATGCCGGATCGAATCCGCTTCCGTTTGCAACGCATTTTCGGTACGATTGGCCCCGCGTTGGCCCGGATGGTTCCGGCGTCCAGTTTGCATCTGTTCTGGAGGATTTCGTGA